The sequence CACatgcttcataataaaagccacACAGCGGTACACCAGTgagaagcttttaatgtgaagtagcaacagcaggaaatgttgcaTGGGCTGAAATACTGCATGGGCTTACTTAAGACAGCTTAACTTAACACAGTAAAtaagaatgttttcttttcagtttccAGTTCTTATAATTTCTGAAAACATTCTACCACATCTCCTTTAGCCATGAAAGAATCAGGGACCATGTGCAACTTTCTGTCCTGTAAATATCACTCTGTAACGaagttttcaaatgtttatatTACAAACAATAGTAAATATTACAAAGACAGTgttaaaaatccaatatttaaaaagcttgtttaaaTCTGTGGCCACAGTTAAACAAAttatcatgaaaaaaataatattgatgTCACTTCCTAAGCCCACTAgtttaagttttttaaaaaaacccaaaaacaaacatatcaaaTCACTGAACTTGAGAtctatcatatatatatatatagagagagagagagagcgagagagagagagagcgagagagagagagagagagagagagagagagagagacactggaaactaggggtgtgcccgaatacaaatatgttattcagcaaagcacaaatactgGGTTTtctatgaatatttgtttcatacaaatattttaaaaattatttgttttcaggaagaaaaaaaacatgccaaataccagtgcacaggttggttacatcgctatctcagtctctgtcctctgcaccactgttacatctatcagcaggtctcaatgagaggagtcacatccactcgctacatgacgcacatcgtcttatttggacatcactcctggacTTGGGGGTGTTCCGCAAAGTGCTCTCAAGAGACCCTCtgtaacctgttgttccccttctcctttccacaaagttaggttgtaataaataagcaataaatgaaaagtgcaaagcaagaatcacctttgaagttcttcacTATGTTACACcgtgtgctgtctctgtgttatgggtgtacaaataggtagaggtctgtttgcaatgaggtgatgagttaagttttagctcagtagtcagcgcagttgtctatgatctgggagactccagttcatgACCTGGTTTGGGGAACTCCTTTAtcaggtagtttattcatgaacacttattgtaacacttaaattttctaaaataaaaagtgcaataaacacaaaaacaggatttttaagcctctttccacttttatttgaatacacatacaaatacaaataattttgctgcctcaacaaatacagatacaaatacaaatactgggctctctgcacatccctactagaCACTGTTATTTCCTTGAAAGAATACACTCTTGAGTACTGTGGGAGATGTAAAGTCAGCAAGTACTCAGGTGTCCATAGAGtatttaaaattgtgtttgtgaatgtgtccACTTTGCATCACAAGTCTGTTGGGCCAAAAGACTTTGGATCCTTGCAGGTCAGGAGCTGCTGCTTCATGTTCTTTAGCAAATTGAATGACAGCTATCTGCagatgacagaaaaatacaaatgttttaccattacagtatgtgtaataGCCAGGCTATGATCAAAACCCATGATTTTAAGGCTGTCAAACACAAAACTAAGCTTTTGTAGAGTAGGTTACACCTAACAAGATTTTAATTACCTATGgcaacaaacttttaaatacatcttaatAGCAATGTTAATCACAGGGAAAATGCAAGTGAAAAGAATCTAAAGGAAATAGgatgtgatttaaaaatgttgatgagcAATACCTTTTGAACAGACTCCAGATAGAACTGACCATATAGCAAGATGTGAAGAGGACAGCCAAGGTGGTGGTGAAGTCAAGTCTCCATCAGCAGCATCCATTTGATCGTACGCAGGATCTCAGGTTCAGGTTCTCCTGATGAGTAATAATCAAACACTGAACTGACAACAACTCTATCACTGCAAAGTACTGTTTTCTCTGTGAGAACTAAGAAACTTACACAACAGAGTCAACATTGTTTGTGTGAGTTAGTACATGGGAACAGATCTAAGGAGATGACTGCtgagttgtttgtgtttaagctaaaataaatgtaaaatatctaaaaacaggCACATAGTATAACAAGCATAACTACCACAAGAGCTGAATAACTTGGCTTTGTCTGTGGATTTTAAATCTTACCTTGCACAGTAAGACCTGGATGATGGGAGAGACTGGACTCAAAAGCAGGAGTGATCATCACCTGTGAGGTGTAGAAATAAGATGAAGAAAGGCATCAGGATTAAGAGCTGCACACGactttggaaaacatttttactgagACTGATTACttattaattaaagctgcaagcagcattgaacGGGCCCTCGTGCCTTTGCGCACGTCAGGCTGTGGtgcagtcgaagggcttctgtcacgggcatgtagattGTTGAGGAAGCCTTTCAGGCAACCTCCCCAAGTTGGTTGATGCGAGAAGAACGAAACCACAGTCGAGTAATGTCTTTGTAGCAGCAGAATTTATTTATCGAAGATCTTCGGAGAACACTTTACAGAAAAACCTGCATTTGGCAAAGCGCCCTGTGTTTTGAGCTTTTGTCTACATGCCAGAGCATTTTATACCTTGTTTTCATCCCCTTTTTGGGTGTATCTATTGTTTGGACCCCAATTGGCTCTTTGTCTATCATTTCTTAGAAAAGGAGCTGtcttcctccattttttttacCCCAATTCACCACCCATGCTTAAGGTTATTTCTGTCTCCCTCAGTCTGGTTTGATCTAGTTCTCGATATGCTCTTAATCCACATATCTAACCACATACTTCTACTTTCTTGCTTATGCGTCTGCAGACACAAtactcagaaaacagtgaacTTTTAACTTCCACTTATTGTTGCATAACTCATCCTGTTGACAGCAACCGTGGCAAGCAAAGGACATGACCTTTCGATATCACTTCTCAATTGAACAAGGCATATAAAACATACTTGGTTAACATAAGTTTAAATCAGCATTGGGATTAATATGACAATGTGTGTTTCCCATTACCTCTCACAATTCCCCCTTTTGATCTCTACTAAAGAGATCACTCATCTGCCCCATATGGACCTTCCAAATCTTTCAGCCCCAAGGGACTCCCTTCAAGGAGCCCTTTTAAACTCTGCCTGATAGTTCGTTAGGGTTAGGGCTCTTTCTCTCACTCGTCTTGGTACGGGCTGCATAtagttcttcttcctgttgTTGGTTGGAGGGTGCGTGATCTCTCCTCTTCGGGACCTAGGGGTAGACTGCCCTACGTCCCCAATGAGCTTTCCAGGGGATTATTCTGCCCCTTTCTTGGAAAGCTCGGTCTCAGGACCAGCCGGTCCTGAGCTCTGGTTCAACAGGTCCCCCTGGACCTGTCTCTGCGACCTCCTAGgctcctctgctgctgtgcaCTGGCTCCAATGGAACCAGGTGTCCCCTTTACCTTGCAAGCGGACCGCGTGGGATGTTCTCTCTGTGACTCAATATGGGCCAGTCCACCTTGGCTCTGACCACTTCCGCTTGATGACTCTCAAACGAACCCAGTCGGCTGTGGGCACcacctctgctctctcttgGCCCTGATCCTTCTGGAGGGCCTGGGTGGAGTATTCTGAAAGCAAAGCTTGGAGATCATTAAAGTAGGTCCTGGCGGGTATTATGTTCTCAGTTTCTGCTACTCCTATCATTCTTTCCCCAGGACCTGGAAACATCCTACCGGTCTGTAGCTCAAATGGTGTGTGTCCCGTACCCTGGTTAACTGATGCTCTGATGGACATTAAGGCTAGTGGCAGGGCATCAACCCAGTTGAGTTTTGTCTGTTCACATATTTTGGCCAACCGTGTTTCGCTCTACCTTTCCCTGAGACTGGGGGTGGTAGACCGTACCGAAAGCGTGTTTTAGGCCCAGCAGTCTTTCTACCTTTTGTAGGTCTTGGTTTTTGAAGTGGGTCCCATTATCGGATCTTATCTTTTCGGATTTTATCTTTTTGTGGGAATTGCCTCTGGCCAACCTGTATAAGCGTCCACACACATGAGTACATATTGATAGCCTTTGTGCGCTTCAATCATGTCTGTATAGTCGATAACGATCTCTTTACCTGCCTGAGTAATCAGAGGGTACCTTCCTGCTTCTGGTTTAATGGTGGTTCTGGGGTTGTGTCTGCTACACACTTCGCATGTCTGTATCATTTCTTTTGCCATTTCCTTCATGAATGGGTGCCACCAATGTTTCAGATTTCTCATCATCTGAGCTACTCCTACATGACCTACCCCATGGGCTTCCTCTAGAGCGGTGCTCCTCATACCGGGGGGCAGAATTAACCTTCCGTCAGTGCTTCTCCATACCCCGTCTTTCTCTACCGCCCCCCTCGCTTCCCACATAATTTTCTCTTGTGGCGAGGCTTGTCTCTGCATCTTGGAGACATTTTCTAGGCTCATGTCTAACCTTTCCTCATCTTCTGTTCTTACTAACATTGCCCTGTCAGTATATCCCGCGGCCTCCTTTGCAGCCCTGTCTGCTGCTGCATTTCCTCGTGCTACCTGGCTTCTACTGGTGTCATGGCCTTTGCACTTGATCACCGCCACCTGAGATGGTAACATTAAGGCTTCCGCTAAttctttcatctcctcttcaTGCTTTATTGGTTTGTTAGTGGCTGTCAGGAACCCTGCTCTCAGCCACTGTCCTAGTTCTACATGCACGGCTCCTGTTGCATATGCTGAATctgtataaatatttacaatgtCTCCCTCCCCTGCTTTCAGAGCTTCGATCAGCGCCCTAATTTCTGCTCTTTGTGCTGACTGTTGTCCTTGCAGCCTCCCTGCTACTCTCACCTGAAACCCTCCTTCCTGCTCCTCCACTACCGCGTACGCTGCTTTGAGTCCCTCTTTTTCATCTCTATAACAACACCCGTCTGTGTAGTAGTTCCTTCCCCCTTCTATGGCTTCCGCCTGCAGGTCTGTTCTAGGTTTAAGCTCTACCCAGACCCTCTCTGTACACCTCTGTGGTTCTCCAGTCCCTATTCTGTCTGCCATATTGATGCCTTCATGAGTGTACGTGATGTTTGGGGCGTCGAGTATTCTGCTTAGTTTTTGCTGGCGCAGCGATGTGAGGGTGAATGCTTGTGAATTGACGTATGCTACTACGCCATGTGTTTTCAGTACTTGTAGACCATGTCCCATCACTATGTGAGCTATCTTTTGAATCAGTTTTGCCAATCCGGCCGCgtattgtgtgcatgtgggaTGTCTTTGTTCCATGTTGTCTAGCATGACACTGGCGTACATTAATACCTGTCTACCTCCCCCTTTTTTCTGGAACAGGACGCCGTTTACAACTTTCCCTGTTCCAGAAACATCCAAATGGAATGGTGCAGTGTAATCTGGTGTCGCCaaatctgctgcagctgctagAGACTGTTTGAGGTTGATGAATGCTTCTTCGGCTTCCAATGTCCAATTTATGTGAGCTGAGAGGTTACGCATCCCAGCCTCTTTTATAGTGTTTCGCAAGGGCTGCGTAAGCCCTGTGTAATTTGGGATGTAATTTCTGCTGTATCCAGTCAGACCAAGGAACGACAGCATGTCTTTGACTGTACAAGGCTGTGGGTGGTGAAGTATGTTGGCACGATGCGAGGGTGACAGGCCTGCACGCTGTTGTGAAATAACTCGGCCTAAGAAAGAGACCTGTTTCCTGACTGCCTGTAATTTAGTTCTACTGACTTTGAACCCATGCTGTGCCAAATGAAGAAGCAATACACGCGTGGCCTCCAAACAAGAGAGGGCGGTTGGTGCGGCTAACAGGAGGTCGTCAACGTATTGCACGAGTGTTACACTTTCTGGCAGTGGACAGGTGAGTAATGCGTCTTTGAGCACCTGATTAAACAAACCAGGCGAGAGAGCGAATCCCTGTGGTAATCTGGTGTACCTGAGCCATTGTCCTTTGTACGTGAACGAGAAAATGTCTCTGCATTCCTCAGCTAGGGGAAGACAAAAGAACGCATTAGCTAAGTCGATGCAGGTGAACCAGGAGTGTTCGGGAGACAGGTTCGTTAAAGCGACATAGGGGTTAGGTACAGGGACGGTGGGCGTCAACAGGATGTTATTGATTGCTCTGAGGTCATGCGCCATACGGTATTTACCTGTCCCTTTCTTTTCAACTGGCAGAATTGGAGTGTTCCACTCTGAGGAGGAGAGCTCTAACACTCCCTGGGACCATAGTCCTTCTATGGTATCAGCAATGCCTTCCTCAGCTTGTGGTTTATGGGGGTATTGGTTGATCCAGATAGGTTCGAGTGTTTTAACAGAGAATGTGATAGGCTGACAACTCACAAACCCAACATCCGTTGGCCCCTGAGCCCACAAGTGTGATGGCATGGCTTCAATTACACCTGCCGCATCCGGATGGTCTTTTCTTTCCCTGCCATGATGTCTAGAGATTTGCGTCGCCTCTAACAGACAATGATCGACAGCGGTGACTTTTATCCTGTATGTGTTGCTAGATTGTGAAAAACTAACCGAGGGTATTTGGGTGTTCTGCCAATCTGTAGACTGCACAGCTCTTTTGACCATGCCCCCCAGCTCCCTAGCCTCATGTTCAGGGTGAAGCGCCAGAGAGACGTGTGGAACGGCTTCATCATTCATCCTGTACCATGGCTTCTGCTCTGTGTTGAGGTGCACTGCTGCAGCTACACCCTCTGGCGCTATATACAAATCACaagtgtctgtttgccattccTGTCCTGCTAACTGCTCCTGAAATTGTTCTTGGTACCATTCTGTCTGGTTTCTGTCATAGAACAGGGTGACATGTGGGGGGTCGAGGGGAGGCACGTAAGGCTCAAGAGAAGCGATCCAGGGCTTCCACGCCATGAAGGCAGAGAGGATGCCtttgtgttcaggtgtgtcGGGGAGTAGCCGTCCCCAATAAATCTCGGCTTGTTGCTCCTCTATGGGGCTTATGAGATATTGCCCCTGTCCTGTTCCTGCGTTGCAATGCAGGAAGAGATCAGGTGTGTCTGACGTGGCCGCTGCCACCATAACCTTGTTATTTttcacatctttcttttttgccTTGTTAACTTTCTGTCTGGCCTCCCCTAGCTGAAGCTTAAGGAGCTGGGACTGCAGATCTTTAATGGTGGCCTTCTCTTCCTGAACTTTGTCTAGCGCTCTGGTCAAATGATGTATGAGATGTTTCTCCCAGGTGTGGGAGTCGCACCCCGCCATGTCAGGGTTATCTTTCATGGCGTTTTTTACTGTCTCAGGAATTCCTTCTAATATCGCCTGTCGATACCACTCCTGCTGAACTCCTGGTTTACCTGGGTGACATCCTGTCTGTTGGGTCCACATATCTTTACATTTATCCAAATGCTCTCTGGGGTTTTGTTCACCATCCCACTTCATTTTCGGAACTGCAGCAGTGTTTGGCAGGGGTTATTTGTTCCTCAATGCTTGTCCTAGGTCGTCGACTACGTGTAGGAATGGAGTATTGTCGTCCAAACGGTGCGTTTTAGCTTCCTGTTCTATCTCTTTTTCGTCTGCACTACTCATGCATCTGCAGGCAACCGCTCGGAAATCCCCTAGCGCCATCGTCTGTCCTGCGGTCAAGCTATCCAATTTCCCTAACCATCTGCCTCCTCCCTCTGAGATGGGTGGCATCTTATCCACAATAGCCTGCACGTCCCCTAATCCAAATGGTCTGTACTTCTGCCCTCCGTTCCCTGCTGTAATCAAAGGCATCGCAAAATGTTGGGCTTGTTTGGGGTGCGGCCTAAGCGATGTTTTGCGGCTGTGTACCTCAATCTGTTCCCTTGTCTTCTGTATTATGCTtgccttctcttcttcctcctccgcctgttttatttctgccccatactccttctctttttcccaCATTAACTTCCCCAATGGCTCCTTTTCTGGTTCCGTctttacctttattttttaacaacacTTTTAGTTCTTCCCaggtttctcttttctttttctctttctcttttggAGAGTGTAGTCCTTCCTTGGTTTCTACCACTCTTTGAACCTGTACTAACAATGGTTTCCAATTTGGTGTACCCCACCCATCATCACCTACTTCTCTGTCAAATTCTCCGTCCATTGTTCCTAATTGTTTCAGCCAGTCAGTTTGTATGACACATTCGTTCCGAGCAACTGACCCTTGTGACGAAAACCGGCCACTTTCGTTGTCACCGTTAGGTTTCCGTGACTCAGTTTTCCTGTTTCTTGTCACTTTGTTATCACCATTAGGTTTCCGTGACTCAACAGTTTCTGTTTTATACAGTTTTCGTCAGGACACTGAAACAATTCCCACCCTCTAAGTTTGTGTTAGTGTTTGATACTTTACCTCCCGGGAGTTGTTTTCCttactctttttcttcttccacttCTTCTTTGTTTCCAGTAACACCGATCTATAAGACTTCAAACAAAGTGATTATTTTATGGTACCAAACTTGTTTTTCGTTTTAAATGCTCAATAGATAGATTTAGGGGGCGCCACTTCCCTGGGACACTATCACACCCAGCGTCGGTCCTTTTCCATGGATCCGACACTATAACCTCGTCAGATTATAGCAGGATTCGCCACTATCATGCGTTGGACTTCATACGAATTTCACATATGTGTGCCAAAACACCCTTACTCCGAATTCAAGTTTGGTGGGTTCTAGTACTTGACTGTTGCTTTCGACCACTCGCGACTTTAAACGCATACGAACCCTCTTTCCCTTTTCCCTTATGTTGCTTTTATACGCTTGTCACGTAAGCGACTTTAAACGCATTACTCCTAATTATTTAGTTCACTTTGTTTTACTCAAACTGTGAATTTGACAATCTCAGAATATATTCTGTTCAGACAAAGTAATTTGGTTTTAATCCAATTTACAGAATTTGTTTATAAACAGGTTTCTGTTTACCTTTTCTTTTGAGGTCGACCTCTGTCCTTGCAGATAAATTCTTGAGATCAATTTGTCCAAATCAAAACGTTTTCTCACATCCCGGACGAGCCCCCAAATTGTTGAGGAAGCCTTTCAGGCAACCTCCCCGAGTTGGTTGATGCGAGAAGAACGAAACCACAGTCGAGTAATGTCTTTGTAGCAGCAGAATTTATTTATCGAAGATCTTCGGAGAACACTTTACAGAAAAACCTGCATTTGGCAAAGCGCCCTGTGTTCTGAGCTTTTGTCTACATGCCAGAGCATTTTATACCTTGTTTTCACCCCCTTTTTGGGTGTATCTATTGTTTGGACCCCAATTGGCTCTTTGTCTATCATTTCTTAGAAAAGGAGCTGTCTtcctccttcattttttttaccccaATTCACCACCCACGCTTAAGGTTATTTCTGTCTCCCTCAGTCTGGTTCGATCTAGTTCTCTATATGCTCTTAATCCACATATCTAACCACATACTTCTACTTTCTTGCTTATGCGTCTGCAGACACAAtactcagaaaacagtgaacTTTTAACTTCCACTTATTGTTGCATAACTCATCCTGTTGACAGCGACAGTGGCAAGCAAAGGACATGACCTTTCGATACCACTTCTCAATTGAACAAGGCATATAAAACATACTTGGTTAACATAAGTTTAAATCAGCACTGGGATTAATATGACAATGTGTGTTTCCCATTACCTCTCACaagatgtcttcagacctgggctgttttcaggcagtgcaagaaggagataaacatcacttcctttgtccactattttgcccgctgctggggctgctttgctgcaattttgtagggggcgctattcagccagtttgcatcactgactgaatattgtcatgaggacgtgttcaggccaggactcttatcaaacatgcaaagtttggtgcagactggagcatttgcactaaagttatagcaatttcctctgtcatagtgaaacatcaaaactcaacgccacgccatGGCCACACGCTTCAACGATAGCTCAATTATACCATATTAGGCACATTACCGCCACCCTCCACTTCAGACTGTAGACCaaatattaaatcctacacatcaatcctgtctgtctaataaactaaaaaaaaaaaaaaaactgcaactccacccacttggcaggttcattaaagttttgatGCTGAGCTCCGGAActcttcctgagttcttccctcatatattt is a genomic window of Thunnus maccoyii unplaced genomic scaffold, fThuMac1.1, whole genome shotgun sequence containing:
- the LOC121893579 gene encoding uncharacterized protein LOC121893579 encodes the protein MKWDGEQNPREHLDKCKDMWTQQTGCHPGKPGVQQEWYRQAILEGIPETVKNAMKDNPDMAGCDSHTWEKHLIHHLTRALDKVQEEKATIKDLQSQLLKLQLGEARQKVNKAKKKDVKNNKVMVAAATSDTPDLFLHCNAGTGQGQYLISPIEEQQAEIYWGRLLPDTPEHKGILSAFMAWKPWIASLEPYVPPLDPPHVTLFYDRNQTEWYQEQFQEQLAGQEWQTDTCDLYIAPEGVAAAVHLNTEQKPWYRMNDEAVPHVSLALHPEHEARELGGMVKRAVQSTDWQNTQIPSVSFSQSSNTYRIKVTAVDHCLLEATQISRHHGRERKDHPDAAGVIEAMPSHLWAQGPTDVGFVSCQPITFSVKTLEPIWINQYPHKPQAEEGIADTIEGLWSQGVLELSSSEWNTPILPVEKKGTGKYRMAHDLRAINNILLTPTVPVPNPYVALTNLSPEHSWFTCIDLANAFFCLPLAEECRDIFSFTYKGQWLRYTRLPQGFALSPGLFNQVLKDALLTCPLPESVTLVQYVDDLLLAAPTALSCLEATRVLLLHLAQHGFKVSRTKLQAVRKQVSFLGRVISQQRAGLSPSHRANILHHPQPCTVKDMLSFLGLTGYSRNYIPNYTGLTQPLRNTIKEAGMRNLSAHINWTLEAEEAFINLKQSLAAAADLATPDYTAPFHLDVSGTGKVVNGVLFQKKGGGRQVLMYASVMLDNMEQRHPTCTQYAAGLAKLIQKIAHIVMGHGLQVLKTHGVVAYVNSQAFTLTSLRQQKLSRILDAPNITYTHEGINMADRIGTGEPQRCTERVWVELKPRTDLQAEAIEGGRNYYTDGCCYRDEKEGLKAAYAVVEEQEGGFQVRVAGRLQGQQSAQRAEIRALIEALKAGEGDIVNIYTDSAYATGAVHVELGQWLRAGFLTATNKPIKHEEEMKELAEALMLPSQVAVIKCKGHDTSRSQVARGNAAADRAAKEAAGYTDRAMLVRTEDEERLDMSLENVSKMQRQASPQEKIMWEARGAVEKDGVWRSTDGRLILPPGMRSTALEEAHGVGHVGVAQMMRNLKHWWHPFMKEMAKEMIQTCEVCSRHNPRTTIKPEAGRYPLITQAGKEIVIDYTDMIEAHKGYQYVLMCVDAYTGWPEAIPTKR